The proteins below come from a single Staphylococcus sp. MI 10-1553 genomic window:
- a CDS encoding class I SAM-dependent DNA methyltransferase, with amino-acid sequence MATIGFEEKLWQAADKLRGSMDAAEYKNVALGLIFLKYVSDAFEEKYEVLKNDEWADEEDKDEYLADNIFWVPKEARWHYINANAKKPEIGQIIDRAMIAIEKENTSLKGVLPKEYARPTLDKEKLGGIIDLFTFKVGDTESRRQDVLGRVYEYFIAKFASAEGKNAGEFYTPASIVKLLVEMVEPYEGRIYDPCCGSGGMFVQSERFIEEHQGRIDNIAVYGQESNPTTWKLAKMNLAIRGIDNDLGIHHADTFHNDLHKGLKADYILANPPFNQSDWGQERLLDDYRWKFGIPPKGNANYAWIEHMISKLAPSGTAGFVLANGSMSTSSKDELAIRKELIEQDLVECIVTLPGQLFYSTQIPVCLWFVTKNKSKKGNRERQGEVLFIDARNVGHMVSRTLKEFSDEDIQMISNVYHAWKGTNEQSYEDQAGFCKVAKTEEIRDNDYILTPGRYVGLAAVEEDAEPFEQKMERITAELSEQFAKSKALEEQIRKSLEGLGYGV; translated from the coding sequence ATGGCAACGATTGGATTTGAAGAAAAGTTATGGCAAGCTGCGGATAAATTGCGTGGCAGTATGGATGCGGCAGAATATAAAAATGTCGCATTAGGATTAATCTTTTTGAAGTATGTTTCAGATGCATTTGAGGAAAAATATGAAGTTTTGAAAAATGACGAATGGGCGGACGAAGAAGATAAAGATGAATATTTGGCGGACAATATATTCTGGGTGCCAAAAGAAGCGCGTTGGCACTACATCAATGCCAATGCGAAAAAACCCGAAATTGGACAAATCATTGACAGAGCGATGATTGCGATAGAAAAAGAAAACACATCGCTAAAAGGTGTATTACCAAAAGAATATGCGAGACCGACGTTAGATAAAGAAAAACTCGGGGGCATTATTGACTTATTTACATTTAAAGTCGGTGATACTGAGAGTCGACGTCAAGATGTGCTCGGCCGCGTGTATGAATACTTTATTGCGAAGTTTGCGAGTGCGGAAGGGAAAAACGCCGGCGAATTCTACACACCTGCTTCTATTGTAAAGTTGCTCGTTGAAATGGTCGAACCGTATGAAGGGCGTATTTATGATCCGTGTTGTGGTTCTGGTGGGATGTTTGTCCAAAGTGAACGCTTTATTGAAGAACATCAAGGGCGCATAGACAATATTGCTGTTTATGGACAAGAATCGAATCCGACCACTTGGAAACTTGCGAAAATGAATTTAGCCATTCGTGGGATTGACAATGATTTGGGGATACATCATGCTGATACCTTTCATAACGATTTACATAAAGGGTTAAAAGCGGACTATATTTTAGCCAATCCGCCGTTTAATCAGAGTGATTGGGGACAAGAACGTTTATTGGACGATTATCGGTGGAAGTTCGGTATTCCACCAAAAGGGAACGCCAACTATGCCTGGATTGAACATATGATTTCGAAACTCGCACCTAGTGGCACAGCAGGCTTCGTATTAGCGAATGGGTCGATGTCGACAAGTAGCAAAGATGAACTCGCGATACGAAAGGAACTCATTGAACAAGACCTTGTCGAATGTATTGTGACCTTACCTGGGCAATTATTTTATTCGACGCAAATTCCAGTTTGTCTATGGTTTGTGACAAAAAATAAAAGTAAAAAAGGGAACCGTGAACGACAAGGTGAAGTGCTTTTCATAGACGCAAGAAATGTGGGTCATATGGTATCGAGAACGTTGAAAGAGTTTTCGGATGAAGACATTCAAATGATATCCAACGTCTATCACGCGTGGAAAGGGACAAATGAGCAATCCTATGAAGATCAAGCGGGCTTTTGTAAAGTAGCGAAAACAGAAGAAATTCGAGATAACGATTATATTTTAACACCAGGACGTTACGTAGGATTGGCAGCAGTGGAAGAAGATGCTGAACCGTTCGAACAAAAAATGGAACGCATCACCGCCGAACTCAGCGAACAATTTGCGAAATCTAAGGCACTTGAGGAACAGATTCGCAAATCATTGGAGGGGTTGGGTTATGGAGTATAA
- the rpoE gene encoding DNA-directed RNA polymerase subunit delta: MKLQDYTQEMVDEKSFIDMAYTLLSEQNATMNLYDIIDEFKRMGHYEDAQIENRIVQFYTDLNTDGRFLSVGDNVWGLRDWYSVDDIEEKIAPTIQKFDILDEDDEEDKNLTLLGEDDLEGDDNIPNRTDDQEDLDDPEDERVEDEIEGSDLVVEEDEDIDETYDEDDELEEDEEEETF; encoded by the coding sequence ATGAAATTACAAGATTACACACAAGAAATGGTTGATGAAAAATCATTTATTGATATGGCTTACACGCTTTTAAGTGAACAAAATGCAACGATGAACCTTTATGATATTATTGATGAGTTTAAACGTATGGGTCATTACGAAGATGCACAAATTGAAAACCGTATCGTTCAATTCTACACGGATTTAAATACGGATGGTCGTTTTTTAAGTGTAGGCGATAACGTTTGGGGTCTTCGCGATTGGTATTCAGTAGACGATATTGAAGAAAAAATCGCACCAACAATTCAAAAATTCGATATTCTTGATGAAGACGATGAAGAAGATAAAAACTTAACGTTATTAGGTGAAGATGATTTAGAAGGCGATGACAACATTCCAAATCGTACTGATGATCAAGAAGATTTAGATGATCCTGAAGATGAACGTGTTGAAGATGAAATTGAAGGGTCAGACCTCGTAGTAGAAGAAGACGAAGACATTGATGAAACATACGATGAAGACGATGAACTTGAAGAAGATGAAGAGGAAGAAACGTTTTAA
- a CDS encoding CTP synthase, producing the protein MTKFIFVTGGVVSSLGKGITAASLGRLLKDRGLKVTIQKFDPYLNVDPGTMSPYQHGEVFVTDDGAETDLDLGHYERFIDINLNQYSNVTAGKVYSHVLQKERRGDYLGGTVQVIPHITNEIKSRLLLAGESTNADVVITEIGGTTGDIESLPFIEAIRQIKSDLGRDNVMYVHCTLLPYIKAAGEMKTKPTQHSVKELRGLGIQPDLIVVRTEYEMTQDLKDKIALFCDIDKESVIECRDAESLYEIPLQLSHQNMDDIVIERLGLQVDRDTQLDEWNHLLRVVNNLEGKVTIGLVGKYVSLQDAYLSVAESLKHAGYQFMKDIEIRWIDSSEVNDDNVAEYLSDVDGILVPGGFGFRASEGKISAIKYAREQQIPFFGICLGMQLATVEYARHVVGLEGAHSAELDPNTPYPVIDLLPEQKDIEDLGGTLRLGLYPCTIQEGTLAEKIYGKTEVEERHRHRYEFNNEYREQLEAAGMTFSGTSPDGRLVEMVELKEHPFFIACQFHPEFLSRPNRPQPIFKSFIEAALLQQNNTK; encoded by the coding sequence ATGACTAAATTTATTTTCGTAACTGGTGGCGTGGTTTCATCATTAGGTAAAGGGATTACAGCCGCTTCACTAGGACGCTTATTAAAAGATAGAGGATTAAAGGTGACCATCCAAAAATTTGATCCTTATTTAAATGTGGATCCGGGTACAATGAGTCCATATCAACACGGGGAAGTTTTCGTGACGGATGACGGTGCAGAAACGGACTTAGACTTAGGTCATTATGAGCGTTTTATCGACATTAACTTAAACCAATACTCTAACGTAACGGCTGGGAAAGTCTATTCACACGTGCTACAAAAAGAGCGTCGTGGTGACTACTTAGGTGGTACAGTCCAAGTTATTCCACACATTACAAACGAAATTAAGTCACGCTTGTTACTCGCTGGGGAAAGTACAAATGCAGATGTTGTCATTACTGAAATCGGTGGGACGACAGGTGATATCGAATCGTTACCGTTTATTGAAGCGATTCGCCAAATTAAGAGTGACTTAGGCCGCGACAACGTGATGTATGTACACTGTACTTTATTGCCATACATTAAAGCGGCAGGAGAAATGAAGACGAAACCGACACAACATAGTGTGAAAGAATTACGTGGTTTAGGGATTCAACCTGATTTAATCGTTGTGCGTACAGAATATGAAATGACGCAAGACTTAAAAGATAAAATTGCGTTATTCTGTGACATTGATAAAGAAAGTGTGATTGAATGTCGCGATGCAGAATCACTTTATGAAATTCCGTTACAATTAAGCCATCAGAATATGGACGATATCGTTATTGAACGTTTAGGACTTCAAGTGGATCGCGATACACAACTCGATGAATGGAATCATTTATTACGTGTCGTGAATAACTTAGAAGGTAAAGTGACAATTGGTCTTGTCGGTAAATATGTGTCATTACAAGATGCGTACCTTTCAGTGGCAGAATCATTAAAACATGCGGGTTACCAATTTATGAAAGATATCGAGATTCGCTGGATTGATTCAAGTGAGGTTAATGATGACAATGTTGCAGAATATTTATCAGATGTAGACGGTATCCTCGTACCAGGTGGCTTCGGTTTCCGTGCAAGTGAAGGTAAAATTTCAGCGATTAAGTATGCGCGTGAACAACAGATTCCATTCTTCGGTATTTGTTTAGGTATGCAACTTGCGACAGTCGAATATGCACGTCACGTTGTTGGTTTAGAGGGTGCACATTCAGCTGAGTTAGATCCGAACACGCCATATCCAGTCATCGATTTATTGCCAGAACAAAAAGATATCGAGGACTTAGGGGGTACATTACGTTTAGGTTTATACCCATGTACGATTCAAGAAGGTACGTTAGCTGAAAAAATCTACGGTAAAACAGAAGTGGAAGAACGTCATCGTCACCGTTATGAGTTCAACAATGAATATAGAGAACAACTTGAAGCGGCAGGCATGACCTTCTCAGGTACAAGCCCAGACGGTCGTTTAGTTGAAATGGTTGAATTAAAAGAACATCCATTCTTTATCGCATGCCAATTCCACCCAGAGTTTTTATCAAGACCGAACCGTCCGCAACCGATCTTCAAATCATTCATTGAAGCGGCACTGTTACAACAAAATAACACGAAATGA
- a CDS encoding type I restriction endonuclease subunit R: MNFQFSENDLEQVALEWFENLGYTVKHGREVSVTGISPERESDQDVILDGRLEAALRRLNPDLHDDVIQHAIRDISIEQSPHLLENNRYFHELMTNGIEVAHYNASGEVVHDLVNVFDFENPENNDFLAVNQLTVVHGDYRKRPDIVLFINGLPVVVIELKSSTNASVGVEDGYHQLETYKMRIPQLFYHNAILVTSDGINTKAGSLTANYDRFMTWRTKDGQTEASSTMASLDVLIHGMLNKTVLLDLIRHFILFQDEGNGRVVKILAAYHQYYAVNKAVERAIEASSDCGDGKGGVIWHTQGSGKSLTMVFFSGKLIQKMNNPTLVIVTDRNDLDNQLYHTFVKSKGRSGKGLLRQIPKQAESGKQLKALLSVESGGIVFTTMQKFEPEAGKETMDMLTDRKNVIVMADEAHRTQYGFNATYDNKGQGVKYGYAKYLRDALPNASFVGFTGTPVTLTDKNTQLVFGNYIDVYDMTQAVADGSTVKIYYESRIIPLSLPSDVDIDEAYEEITEGQEADIKDQLKSKWSRIEALTGAKQRIHTLAVDIIQHFEMRQQAIKGKAMIVTMSRRIAVDLYDEIISLKPEWHSDDDHQGVIKVVMTGASSDPQKYQPHIGSKQRRTLLENRMKDENDALQLVIVRDMWLTGFDVPSLHTMYIDKLMKGHNLMQAIARVNRVFKDKPGGLIVDYVGIAEYLKEALKDYSDKDRDKAGIDTDKALELMLMKYDVIQDMLYQHDYSGFESEKQMDRYNAISTTMDYIFGLGEAERQRFVKTVTELGKAYALCATEPAAQELNSEIAFFKAVKSGIVKLLSPVTDEEVQKKTPTEIEAEIKQLISKSVVTEEVIDIYQTLGLENPDISILSDEFLKDVEGLEQKNVAVELLNRLLKNQVRTLMKMNTTASRKFSEMLGRSIQKYNNRTIEASKVIEELIDMAKEIQQEQQRGNDLGLSTEEIAFYDALASHETAKTVMGDKELRAIAHELTKTVKENMSVDWSKRDSAKAKMRVQVRRLLKKYGYPPDLQKMAVEQVVEQAELMASNL, translated from the coding sequence ATGAACTTTCAATTTAGTGAAAATGATTTGGAACAAGTGGCGCTGGAATGGTTTGAAAATCTTGGCTACACGGTAAAACATGGGCGTGAGGTGAGTGTGACAGGTATCTCACCTGAACGTGAAAGTGATCAAGATGTCATTCTTGATGGGCGTTTAGAAGCAGCTTTAAGACGGTTGAACCCGGATTTGCATGATGATGTGATTCAACACGCGATACGTGATATTTCTATTGAGCAGTCACCACATTTATTAGAAAACAATCGTTACTTTCATGAGTTAATGACAAATGGGATTGAAGTTGCGCATTATAATGCGTCTGGTGAAGTGGTTCACGATTTAGTAAATGTATTTGACTTTGAGAATCCAGAAAATAACGACTTTTTAGCGGTGAATCAGCTCACAGTTGTGCATGGTGACTATCGGAAGCGGCCAGATATTGTGCTCTTTATCAATGGTTTGCCTGTTGTTGTCATTGAGTTGAAGAGTTCGACCAATGCATCTGTTGGCGTAGAAGATGGGTATCATCAGTTAGAAACGTATAAGATGCGCATTCCGCAATTGTTTTATCATAATGCCATTTTGGTAACGAGTGATGGGATTAATACGAAAGCTGGCTCATTAACGGCAAATTATGATCGTTTTATGACTTGGCGCACGAAAGATGGTCAAACCGAGGCATCATCAACTATGGCAAGTTTAGATGTCCTTATTCATGGAATGCTCAACAAGACCGTGTTGCTTGATTTAATCCGTCATTTCATTTTGTTTCAAGACGAAGGGAATGGCCGCGTCGTTAAAATTTTAGCGGCGTATCATCAATATTATGCGGTGAATAAAGCTGTAGAACGTGCGATTGAAGCGTCATCTGATTGTGGTGATGGGAAAGGTGGCGTCATTTGGCATACGCAAGGTTCGGGCAAAAGTTTAACGATGGTGTTCTTTTCAGGAAAGTTAATTCAAAAAATGAATAACCCGACATTAGTCATTGTGACAGACCGTAATGACCTAGATAACCAGTTATATCACACGTTTGTTAAATCGAAAGGGCGCTCAGGCAAAGGTTTATTGAGACAAATACCGAAACAAGCAGAGTCAGGCAAACAATTAAAAGCACTGTTATCTGTAGAATCAGGTGGCATTGTGTTTACAACGATGCAAAAGTTTGAGCCAGAAGCGGGCAAAGAGACGATGGACATGTTAACAGACCGTAAAAATGTCATCGTGATGGCTGACGAAGCACATCGCACGCAATATGGCTTTAATGCAACGTATGACAATAAAGGGCAAGGTGTGAAGTATGGCTATGCGAAATATTTAAGGGATGCCTTGCCTAATGCCTCATTTGTTGGATTTACTGGAACACCTGTTACTTTAACGGACAAAAATACACAGCTCGTTTTCGGCAATTACATTGATGTATATGATATGACACAAGCCGTTGCGGATGGCAGTACGGTTAAGATTTATTATGAAAGCCGCATTATTCCGTTAAGTTTACCGAGTGATGTTGATATTGATGAGGCTTATGAAGAGATTACTGAGGGCCAGGAAGCGGATATTAAAGATCAACTCAAATCAAAATGGTCGCGCATTGAAGCATTAACAGGTGCGAAACAACGGATTCATACGTTAGCTGTTGATATCATTCAGCACTTTGAAATGCGACAACAAGCGATAAAAGGGAAAGCGATGATTGTCACGATGAGTCGCCGTATTGCCGTTGATTTGTACGATGAAATCATTAGCCTAAAACCCGAGTGGCATTCGGATGATGATCATCAAGGTGTGATTAAAGTTGTTATGACGGGGGCGTCGAGTGATCCACAAAAATATCAGCCACATATTGGGTCCAAACAACGACGGACATTACTTGAAAATCGTATGAAAGATGAAAATGATGCATTGCAACTTGTGATTGTACGAGACATGTGGTTGACAGGTTTTGACGTACCTTCATTACATACAATGTATATTGATAAGTTGATGAAAGGCCACAACCTCATGCAGGCGATTGCTCGGGTCAACCGTGTATTTAAAGATAAACCAGGTGGACTCATTGTTGACTATGTTGGTATTGCGGAATACTTGAAAGAAGCATTGAAAGATTATTCGGATAAGGATAGAGATAAAGCCGGTATCGATACGGATAAAGCGTTGGAACTGATGTTGATGAAATATGATGTCATTCAAGATATGTTGTATCAGCATGACTATTCAGGCTTCGAATCTGAAAAACAGATGGATCGTTACAATGCGATTTCAACCACGATGGATTATATCTTCGGGTTAGGTGAAGCAGAACGTCAGCGCTTTGTGAAGACCGTGACAGAACTCGGGAAAGCATACGCGCTATGTGCCACTGAACCCGCAGCCCAAGAATTAAACAGCGAAATTGCCTTCTTCAAAGCAGTGAAATCCGGCATTGTGAAATTATTATCACCGGTCACTGATGAAGAAGTACAGAAGAAAACGCCAACAGAGATTGAAGCGGAGATTAAGCAGTTGATATCGAAATCAGTTGTGACTGAAGAAGTGATTGATATTTACCAAACATTAGGACTCGAAAATCCAGATATTTCAATCCTATCAGACGAGTTTTTAAAAGATGTCGAAGGATTGGAACAGAAAAACGTTGCGGTAGAATTATTAAACAGATTACTTAAAAACCAAGTGAGAACATTGATGAAAATGAATACGACGGCGTCTAGAAAATTTTCAGAAATGTTAGGGCGCTCGATTCAAAAATATAATAACCGCACGATAGAAGCGTCAAAAGTCATTGAAGAATTAATCGATATGGCGAAAGAGATTCAACAAGAACAACAAAGAGGGAACGATTTAGGGTTAAGCACAGAAGAAATCGCGTTTTATGATGCACTCGCGTCACATGAAACAGCTAAAACAGTGATGGGGGACAAAGAATTACGAGCGATTGCCCATGAATTGACGAAAACAGTCAAAGAAAACATGAGTGTCGATTGGTCAAAACGTGACAGTGCGAAAGCTAAAATGAGAGTGCAAGTGAGACGATTGCTTAAAAAGTATGGCTATCCACCTGACCTTCAAAAGATGGCGGTAGAACAAGTGGTGGAACAAGCAGAACTCATGGCGAGCAATTTGTAG
- a CDS encoding restriction endonuclease subunit S codes for MEYKSCKLKEVIVLNPKLKLSKNTIAKKVSMDNLIENQKRIESFSYSQFKGGSKFKNGDTLLARITPCLENGKTAYVDILDSDEIAFGSTEFFVLRPKEDLMDNQYLYYLMRTHKLRNIVIKSMTGTSGRQRAQKESILEFEVNLPSLKQQKIIAKILKNLDDKIELNQDIIANLEELSQTLFKRWFVDFEFPDENGNPYQSSGGEMVVSELGEIPKGWKVVQLKDLAGHKKDTFNPKKSGEKEVLHFSLPAFDNRKLPVLDKVINIKSNKWIIDENCILFSKMNPTTRRIWLTSIDDKYLNIASSEFIVLKSDNSFNNAFIYNVCTSDGFNEFLVSNATGSTNSRQRVKPDIAIRYNFAFNSEIASLFSEAVEPYLEKIKLLRNEIQKLTELRDTLLPKLMSGEIEIPDEVWGDEDELSI; via the coding sequence ATGGAGTATAAAAGTTGTAAGTTGAAAGAGGTAATAGTATTAAATCCTAAACTTAAATTATCCAAAAATACTATAGCCAAAAAAGTATCAATGGATAATCTAATAGAAAACCAAAAGAGAATAGAGAGTTTTAGTTATTCGCAATTTAAAGGTGGCTCAAAATTTAAGAATGGAGATACCTTATTAGCTAGAATAACACCTTGCTTAGAAAATGGGAAAACTGCTTATGTAGATATTTTAGACAGTGATGAGATAGCTTTTGGGTCAACAGAGTTTTTTGTATTGAGACCTAAAGAAGATCTAATGGATAATCAATATCTTTATTATCTAATGAGAACACATAAATTAAGAAACATTGTAATTAAATCGATGACAGGAACTTCTGGGAGACAGAGAGCTCAAAAGGAATCGATTTTAGAATTTGAAGTAAATTTGCCTTCTTTAAAACAACAAAAAATAATAGCTAAAATATTGAAAAATTTAGATGACAAAATAGAATTAAATCAAGACATCATCGCTAATCTCGAGGAACTTTCTCAAACACTTTTCAAACGTTGGTTCGTGGATTTTGAGTTTCCTGATGAAAATGGGAATCCGTATCAATCGAGTGGCGGTGAAATGGTTGTAAGTGAATTAGGAGAGATACCAAAAGGGTGGAAGGTTGTTCAATTAAAAGATTTAGCAGGTCATAAGAAAGATACTTTTAATCCTAAAAAAAGTGGCGAAAAAGAAGTTTTGCATTTTAGCTTACCTGCATTTGATAATCGTAAATTACCTGTTTTAGACAAAGTAATAAATATCAAAAGTAATAAGTGGATCATAGATGAAAATTGTATTTTATTTTCTAAAATGAATCCAACTACTAGGAGAATTTGGCTTACCTCAATTGATGACAAATATTTAAATATTGCTTCATCAGAATTTATAGTTTTAAAAAGTGATAATAGCTTTAACAACGCATTTATTTATAACGTATGCACTTCTGACGGGTTTAATGAGTTTTTAGTTTCGAATGCTACTGGTTCGACCAATAGTAGACAAAGAGTCAAACCTGATATAGCGATTCGTTATAATTTTGCATTCAATAGTGAAATTGCTTCACTGTTTAGCGAGGCAGTTGAGCCCTATTTAGAAAAAATAAAATTATTAAGAAACGAAATCCAAAAGTTAACCGAACTCCGCGATACGTTATTGCCTAAGTTAATGTCTGGTGAGATTGAGATTCCTGATGAGGTTTGGGGGGATGAGGATGAACTTTCAATTTAG